DNA sequence from the Halorussus limi genome:
GTTCCACGGCGTAATACAACCGATGACGCCGCGGGGCTTGCGGCGCATGTAGGCGTCCTTGCTCCCAATTTCGGAGGGGACCACGTCGCCGTGGGGGTGGCGGGCGTTGCCCGCGGCCCACTCGACCATGTGCGCGGCCTCGACCACGTCGGCCTTGCCTTCCGAAATCTCCTTACCGCACTCCTTGGTGACGATTTCGCCGAGTTCGTCGGTTCGGTCCTTGAGTTCGTGGTAGACGTCCCAGAGGTACTCCGCGCGGTCGATGTACGAGAGGGCGGCCCACTCGTCTTCGGCCTCCTTCGCGGCCGCGAGCGCGGCGTCTACGTCCTCTTCGGTCCCGCGGTGGAACTCGCCGAGGACCTCTTGGTTCGACGGGTCGACGCTCTCGAACGTCTCGTCGCCGTGCCCCTCTGTCCACTCGCCGCCGATGTAATGTTCGTAAGTTTCCTCGCTGGCTTGCTGGCTCATGCTCTGGCAAAAACTGTGATGGGCACGGATAAAAAGTCTCCCAATTTTGGCTACTCGCCGTTCGCGTCGGCCAACTTTTCGATTTCGCCCTTGACGCCGACCGCGTCGAAATCGTGGTCCGGTCGGATGTTCACGAAGTCGAGGAAGTCCCGCGCCGCGAGCAGTTGCTCGGGCGAGTAGTGTTCCGCGGCGGCCGCGACCGCGGCGCGTGCGCCGATTCGCGGTTCAAGCGCGGCGAGCGCGCACGCGAGGTCGTACGACCGGGCCTCCTCGATGGCGTCCTCGCGGACCGTCGTCGCGTCGATGAAGTACACCTCGCCGTGCTGGACGAGGACGTTCTCCCCCCGGAGGTCGCCGTGAGCGAGTCGGTGGTCGTGCATCGCGGCCAGCGACTCGAACACCTCCGGAGCGAGCCGTTGCACCTCGTCGGTCGCCACCTCGTCGAGCGTCCGGAAGTCGGGCAGGTACTCCATTACGAGGACCGCCATGTCCTCTACCTCGAACACCTCCAGCGGGGCCGGAGCGTTCAGGCCGATGTCGGCCATGCGCTCGGTGGCCGCGAGTTCCTGCTCGGCCATCTCGACCGGCCCGGCCGAGTGTTCGAAGAACCCCTCGGTGCCCGACGAGAAGGCCCCGAGGTTTCGCGCGCCGGTAAACAGCGCGTGGACCAGCGAGTTCTGGCGGGTGATTATCTTGACGAACCACTCGTCGTTCACCACGCAGGGCGTCGAGAGCCAGTTGTCGGCGTCGAGGAACTCGACCCGGAGTTCCGACTGGTCGTAGCGCCGAGCCATCTCCTCGAAGACCGCTTCGAGTCGGTCCCACTCGATGGTGCCACGCACCAGCCGCCGGATACTCATCGGACGCGACTAAGCGTCCGGCCCTCAAAAAGCCACTTGCCCGCGCTCGTGACCGTGGCGAACTCCGAGACGCGACGCGTTTCGCGGGGAGACGCTACTCGGACGCCTCCAACAGCGCCACGGCGGTCTCGAACTCCGGCCCTTCGTCGATTACGCCGTCGGCGAGGTCGGGGTCGTAGTCCACGATGCCGGCCTCGGCCAGTATCGGCAGGTGAACGTGATAGAGACTGTCGTGGACTTCACTTCGGAACTCCTCGAAGTCGTCGGCCTCCGCGTCCGCGAACAGCGAGAGCGCCAGATAGGTCGCGAACGAGGGGACCGGTATCGGCAGATACTCGCTGGTCAGACATCTCATCACCGCTATCCGTCGCGGATGAGCCAACGCCCCGAGAATCGGGTCCAACCGACTATCCGTCATTCGATACCCTCGATAGCTCAGGCACGAAAAAAAGCCCAACGGCCCACAGTAAATATCTTTATCAAGTCCGGACCCCGCGGTCGGGTCGCCCCGACTCACAACAGCGACGTGACCACCGAGACGGCGTAGCCGACGACCGCCATCCCGGTCAGCAGGAGGAGCGACCGGACCGACGGGAGCGAGTCGAGACTCAGCGGTCGCCCGACCGGCATCGAGACCGACGACCACCGGAGTTCGAGTCCGCCCCAGACCCCGAGGACGGCGACCAAGCCGAACGTCGCCAGCACGTCGTAGAACCCCATCCACCACGGGAAGAAGTAGCCCAGTAGACCGTTCTGGACTTGGATGGGCACGGCGTCGCGGACCGCCTCCTCGAACCGCTCGGCGACTCCAGACGGCGGTTCGGCCCGCCTCGATTCGAGGTCGGCCCTCGCGGCGCTCGGTCCGCCCGCGCTCTCGTCGCCGGTGCCGAGGCGTTCGGCCTCGTAGGCCCGGTCCACCGGCATCTTCCAGACGATGGCTCCGCTCTCGTTCACCTCGAACACCCGGTCGCCGATGGTGTCGGTGACGAGCGTGTTCCCGTTCGGCAGGCGGTCGGCGTCGCGGGGCCACTGCATCTGGTCGTCGGTCCAGACCCACGACCGGTTCCACGTCCCGTTCTGGGTCCCGTTGGCTCCCGTGCGCTGATACTCCACGACCCGGTCGTTCTCGGAGTCGGCGACGACCACTGCGGGGCCGCCCGCCGACTCGGGGATGTAGTCGGGGTTGTGCTGTTCGCGGAGGACTCCGTAGTCGTCGTCGCTCCCGAGGGTCCAGTTGTCCGCGATGCCGCGTTTCGGATTCACGAACGCGACCTGGTCCTGATTTCGAAGGTCGACCATGACCCGCCCGTCGTCCAGCAGTTCCACGTCGTTGAGGTGGACCCAGTCCTTGTCGTAGCTACCGCCGCCGGTTATCGGCAGGTCGCTCTCGGCGGTCCACGTCCACTCCCGGATGCCCGACGTGGTGTTCACGAGGAAGACGGCCTCGTTTCCGATGTCGCCGACGAGAATGTGGCTGTCGTTTATCACGTCCACGTCGTGCCACCGACCGCCCTCCATCCGATGGGCGTAGAGTCGGGTGCGCTCGCCCGTGGTCAGGTTCAGGCGCTCGACGACGTTCCGGCGGCAGTCGCCGCGGTCCGCGAGCAGGGGACCGCCACCGCAGACCGATTCGTTGAGCCACTTCGTCGCGACGTACGTGACGGTGCGCGCACCGTGGGGACTCGGGTCCACGTCCCAGTAGGAACTGTGCCGTTCGGTCTGATAGAGGACGGTTCCGTTCGGCCGGACGGCGACGAGTTCGCCCGAACGGTCTCGCATATCCCCCTTCTGGACCGAGACGACGGTGACCCCGCCGCGGGGTTCGACTACCTGCTTTCGTTCACCCGGAGGCACGTCGGACGATCGGTCGTAGCGCTGGTTGGGCGAGTGGCCGGCGGTCACGAATCCGGCGGCGAGCGAGAGAACCAGACCGACCGTGACGACTCCGAGGACTACTCTTGGCGACGTACGACGGTTCACGCCAGCGGGATACGTCGAAGAGCGACAACAGCGTTTCGGCACCCGTGACCGAGCGACTCCGACCGATGGAGCGACCGACTACGGGTCAGGCGAACGCCGCGAGAACATTGCCGGCCGAGACGAACAGGTCGTCGTCCGCGACGACCGGTTTTCCGGAGTGAGCCAACGAGTCGAAGGTCAGTTTCCAGTTTTCCCGGCCCGTTCTCGCCTCGAAAGAGTACAGGCTGTCGGGCCGTGCGGAGACGTAGACGGTTCCGTCCGCGACGACCGGGTCGGTCCAAATGCCGTCTACCCGCCGGTGGTTCCGGTCGCCGAGGAACGTCTCCCACTCGACCGCGCCGCCGGCGGCCGAGAACGTTCGCAGGTGGCCGTCGTCGGTTCCGGCATACACGCTCGCGCCGTCGGTCGAGACCGTGCCGTATCCTCCGGTCGCCCGCCACCGAACCAACCCGTCGGGGTCGAGCGCAACCACGTCGTCACTCGCGATGGCGAGGATTCGGCAGTCGGTGACGGCCACGTCGGTGACCAATCGGTCGCTGTCCGAATCGCCTCCGGCGAGCGTCGCGGACCAGCGCTCGCGCCCGTCGGATGCGCGGAGCGCAGTCAGCGTTCCGTCGGCGGTCCCGACGAAGACGCTCCCGTCGTAGACGGCCGGACGAGCGCTCAGTCGCTCGCCGGCCGAGGCGGTCCACTCCGCGGTGCCGTCGGACCGGAGCGCAGTCACCGACCCGGAACCGGCGGTAACGTAGATTCGCTCGTCCGTCGGCGTCACCGCCTCCACGCCCTCCTCGGGGTCGAACGTCCAGCGTCGGGTGCCGTCGGTCCGGCCGACAGCGCTGAGTCGGGACCACGTGGCGACGTGAACGGCGTCGCCCGTCACCGCGAGCGCTCGCGGGGCCTCGTCGCCCAACGGATACGTCCAGACGCGCTCGCCGGACGCCCTGTCGTAGGCGTGGAGAGCGTTTCCCTCGGGCATCGGTGACTCGGCCCCCGGCAGAAGCCGCTTGCCGACGAAGAGTCGGTCGCTCGTCACGGCCGGGTCGGTGAACCCGGCTTCGACGTACGCGTCCGTTTCCGGGGGTTCGGCCGTTCGTTGCCACCGGGCCGACGGCTTCTCGACCGGGCCGGTCGCCGACGGGGCGTAGTTCGTGTTCGCCGGGTCGCGGTCGGGGAGCGGCCACCCCGTCTCCGGGAGCGACTTCGGCGCGCACTCGGACGCTTCGGCGGCGGTCGTCGTTTGCTCGGTGGTCGTGGTCGTCTCGGACGTCCTCTGCGCGGTGGTTTCGGTACGTCGCGTCGTAGTCCGGGTCGCGGCGTCGTCCAGTGAGTCGTCTCGAGCGGTGCAACCGGCCAGGGCGGCCAGACCGACGCCGGAGGCGCGCAGGAGTTCGCGGCGGGAGGGCGGAGACATGTCTGAGTAGTCAGACCTCTCCGACAAGTGCTTTCCGGGAACGCCGACGGTGGTCCGCTGTCTTTATACTACCACTCGCGCAAAATTTGCGTATGGATTTCAGCCTTCCCGACGAGCACCAGATGATTCGGGACGAGGTGCGCCGGTTCTGCGACGAGGAGATAGAGCCCATAGCGCAGGACATCGAGGACGAACACCGCTTCCCCGAGGAAATCTTCGACCAACTCGCGGACCTCGACATGATGGGCGTGCCCGTCAGCGAGGAGTACGGCGGACTCGGCGGCGACCAGTTGATGTACGCGCTGGTGACCGAGGAACTCGGTCGGGTCTCCGGTTCCATCGGCCTCTCGTACGCCGCGCACGTCTCGCTAGCCTCCAAGCCCATCGAACTGTTCGGCACGGAGGAGCAGAAGGAACGGTGGCTTCGACCCCTCGCGGAAGGCGAGTATCTCGGCTCGTGGGCGCTGACCGAACCCGGTAGCGGGTCGGACGCCAGCGACATGGACACGATGGCGGAGAAGCAGGGCGACGAGTGGGTCCTGAACGGCACGAAGCAGTTCATCACCAACGCCAACGTCGCCGGGTCGGTCCTCGTCAAGGCGGTCACGGACCCTGGCGCGGGCTACGACGGCATCTCGACGTTCATCGTGGACCCCGTGGAGGACGACGGCTTCGAGGTCACGACCGTCTGGGACAAGATGGGACTGAACGCCTCGCCGACGTGCGAGATAAAGCTGACCGATGTCCGCCTGCCCGAGGACCGCCTGCTCGGCGAGGAGGGCGACGGCTGGGAACAGACGAAGAAGACGCTGGACGGCGGCCGCATCTCCATCGCGGCGCTCTCGACCGGACTCGCGCAGGGCGCCTTCGAGGCCGCCAAGGAGTACAGCAAGGAGCGCGAGCAGTTCGGCCAGCCCATCTCGAAGTTCGACGCCATCCGGAACAAGGTCGTCTCGATGGACCGGAAGGTAGAGCGCGCCCGCCTGCTGACCCACAAGGCGGCGTGGAAGTACGACCAAGGGAACTCGGTCTCCCACGAGAGCGCGCTCGCCAAACTCGACGCCAGCGAGGCCGCCCGCGAAGTCGCCGAGGACGCGGTCCAGACGCTCGGCGGTTACGGCTACACCGAGGACTTCGCGCCCCAGCGGTTCTTCCGCGACGCGAAGCTGATGGAGATCGGCGAGGGGACCAGCGAGATTCAGCACCTCGTCATCGGACGAGAGCTCGGTCTCTGAACCAGCCGACAACCGACGCGTCCCGGAGTACGTTCTTCTCTTTTCACCGCACTGCTCGGGTCGAGAGTAGCGGAACTACGTCTCCGAGCGCGCACCCAAGCTCAGACGCTGGAACGGAGCGGCTATCGGGACCAGAGACAGCGACGAGACCGCAGGAGAAGAGCAAGAAGCCGACGTAGCGCGGTAGTCGAGTCCGAAACCGACACCGACGGGGCGAGCGGTCGCTGACGACACCGCTGGCTACGCGACGGGAGAAACGAGAGGAAAACGGGGCTCAGAGCTGGACTGCTTTCTGACTAGTCAGCGTCTGGGGCACGTTGTGGTGGTAGGTCACTGCACCTGCGGAAGTGACGATCTTGATGGTGAACTCCTCGCTCTCGCGGAGGCCGTGGGAGCCGTCGGTGATCGCCGCGGTGTCGAGCGTCACCCGGAACCGGTCGCCCTGGTCCACGAGCACCGGCGCGGTGCCGCCGATGTCCTTGATGGTCGAGACGCTGAAGTTCCCTTCGTCGGCGGTCTCGTTTGCGGTCAGAATCCTCCCGTGGTCGGGACCGAGCCACTCGACCGTGGCGGTCGAGAGGTTCACGTCGCCCGACCCGGAACTCTTCATGACGGTCAGGTTCACGGTGTGGATGGATTGGTCGTTGCCCACGATGCCGACCGTGCTGACGACCTTCACTCGGTTGGTGACCTGTCCGGTGGCTTCCGTGCCCGTCTGCTCGGATTTGGTCTGGAGGAAGCCCGCGGTGTTGATGAGTACGCCCGCTGCGATAGCGGCGACCAGTACCATGGCGATGAACACGATGAGCGTCCCGATACCCACCTGTGCCCGGTCGGGCCGCCAGTTGTCGGTGTCGAACATAGTTCTCTTCTGGGCAGCTTTTCTCGTACCGAGGACATAAAACCCCGATACCATTATCAGGGATGAAAACAGACGCGGGGAGGGATAAAATACGGCCGTGAGGCCACCTAAGGCCTATTTTCCGTTTCTCCTTACTCCGACTTGTAATGTGTATTACCTCAGAAGAAAACGGGAATCGGCGACGGACCTGCCGGGTTTCAGGGCCAGTTGCCGCTCTCCTCGTAGGCGTCTACGACGCGCTGGATGGCGACGACGTAGGCGGCGGTCCGCATGTTGGGCGCGCCGGTCTCCTCGTAGGTCTCGACCAGATTGTCGAAGGCGTCGGTAATGATGCGTTCGAGTTCCTCGTTGACGCGCTTTTCGGTCCAGTGGAACCGCTGGCGGTTCTGGACCCACTCGAAGTACGAGACGGTGACGCCGCCCGCGTTCGCGAGGATGTCGGGGAAGACGTAGGTGTCCGAGTCGGCCAGCACGTCGTCGGCCTCGGGCGTGAGCGGACCGTTTGCGGCCTCCACGATGACGTCGGCCGCAACGTCTTCTGCGAGGTCGCCGTCGATAGCGTTCTCGAGCGCCGCGGGGACCAACAGGTCCACGTCGAGCGTGAGCAGGTCCTCGTTCGAGAACTCGTCGTCGGCGCCGGGATAGTCCGTGACGCTGCCGGTCTCGTTCTTGTGGCCCTTCACGTCCGCGGGGTCGAAGCCCTCCTCGCTGTAGATAGCCCCGCTGGAGTCCGAGACCGCGACGACGTTCGCGCCGAGTTCGTCGATGAGGTTCGCCGCTATCCACCCGGCGTTACCGTACCCCTGCACCGCGACCGACGCGCCCTCGATGTCCCGGTCGAGGTAGTCGAACGCCTCGCGTGCGGTCAGCATGGTCGAGCGTCCGGTCGCCTCGACGCGACCCGCGCTCCCGCCGCTGTCGGGGGACTTGCCCGTGATGACGCCGGGTTCGGTCGTGTTCTCCAGCGTCTCGTAGGTGTCCTTTATCCAGTTCATCTCGCGCTGGCCCGTGTTCACGTCGGGGGCGGGGATGTCCTTGTCCACGCCGATGAACGGGCGCAGTTCCTTGGCGAACGACCGCGTGATGCGTTCGAGTTCCTCCTCGCTGTAGTCGTCGGGGTCGATGACGATACCGCCCTTCCCGCCGCCGTAGGGGATGTCCACGACGGCGCACTTGTAGACCATCCACCCGGAGAGCGCCTTGACCTCGTCGCGGGAGACGTTCGGATGGTAGCGGATGCCGCCCTTGTAGGGACCGCGGTCGCCGTTGAACTCCGAGCGGAACGCCTTGAACACCTCGACCGAGTCGTCGTCCATCTCGACCGAGAGGTTGGTCTCCAGCACGCGCTCGGGGTGTTTGAGGCGGTTCAGCACGTCCTCGCCGACGTCCATGTACTCCGACGCGTCGTCGATCTGTTCCTGCAGGCTTTCGAAGGGATTTGCTTGCTCGGACATGAGTGGGAATTTCTGGCGTCAAGTTACAACGTCTCGATAGCGACTCATACAGTTTCCGGAACGGGAACATTCCACAGACCGTACGCGGGCAGGTCCGACTAACCGCATCCAAATCCGGCGCCGGCCGTAAGTGTGTGTATAAGGACCTAAGATGAGACTATAGCATTAATATTTTATACGCCTGCGGGAACGTACGTCTACGATGCGTCGCCGAGGCGACTCGCCGTCGCGGGTCCGAACGGGGTCGGTCCCCGCCGGGTCGTGCAGTCGACGCGCCGAACAAATCATGCCTGCAGAAACCGTCGAATCCACGGAACAGAAGGGTAGTGACGAGGAAATCGAAGAACCCGAGTCCGCGCTCGAAACCGCGCGCCGCCAACTCGAACACGCCACGGCCCATCTCGACGTGGACGAGGGCGTCGTCGAGCGACTCAAGCATCCGACGAAGGTCCACCGCGTCGCGGTGCCCCTGAAGCGCGACGACGGGAGCGTCGAGGTGTTCACGGGCTACCGCGCCCAGCACGACGACGTGCGCGGCCCGTACAAGGGCGGCCTGCGCTTCCACCCCCACGTCAGCGAGGAGGAGTGCGTGGGGCTGTCGATGTGGATGACGTGGAAGTGCGCGGTGATGGACCTGCCGTTCGGCGGCGGGAAGGGCGGCATCGTCGTGGACCCGAAGGACCTGAGCGACGACGAGAAGGAGCGACTCACCCGCCGGTTCGCCGAGGAACTCCGGAAGTTCGTCGGACCGAAGAAGGACATCCCCGCGCCCGACATGGGCACCGACGCCCAGACGATGGCGTGGTTCATGGACGCCTACTCGATGCAGGAGGGCGAGACGATTCCCGGCGTCGTCACGGGCAAGCCGCCGGTCGTCGGCGGGAGCGAGGGCCGCCAAGAAGCGCCCGGCCGGTCGGTCGCCATCATCACCCGCGAGGCCGCCGAGTACTACGACTACGACCTCGAAGAGACCACAGTGGCCGTGCAGGGGTTCGGGAGCGTGGGCGCGAACGCCGCCCGCCTGCTCGACGACTGGGGCGCGAACGTCGTCGCCGTCAGCGACGTGAACGGCGCCATCTACGACCCCGACGGACTGGACACCCACGCGGTGCCTTCCCACGAGGAGGAACCCGAGGCCGTGATGCAGTACGACGCGCCCGAGAAGCTCTCGAACGAGAAGATTCTCGAACTCGACGTGGACGTGTTGGTCCCGGCGGCCATCGGTAACGTCCTCACCGCGGACAACGCGAACGACGTGCAGGCCGACGTGGTCGTCGAGGGCGCGAACGGTCCGACGACGTTCTCCGCCGACGCCATACTGGAGGAGAACGGCGTCGAAGTCATCCCCGACATCCTCGCGAACGCGGGCGGGGTCACCGTCTCGTACTTCGAGTGGTTGCAGGACATCAACCGCCGCCAGTGGTCGCTCGAACGCGTCAACGACGAACTGGAGAAGCACATGCTCTCGGCGTGGGACGACGTGCGGGCCGAAGTCGAGGCCCGTGACGTGAGTTGGCGCGACGCCGCCTACGTCGTCGCGCTCTCGCGCATCGCCGAGGCGAAGAGCACCCGCGGTCTCTGGCCCTGAAGTCCGGACTCCGATTCGGCTATCGGTCTACTTCTCGTCGGCCGCCTCGGCGTACGCCAGCACGCGTTCGGCCTGCGCGACCAGCGGCGCGTCTATCATCTCGCCCTCGACCCGGAAGACGCCCCGACCCTCGGCGTCGGCCTCGGCTTTCGCCGCCAGCACGCGCTCGGCCCACTCGACGCGGTCGGGGTCGGGCGTGAACGACTCGTTGATGGGCGCGACCTGCGCGGGGTGAATCGCCATCTTGCCGTCGTAGCCCAGTTCGATGGCGAACTCGGTCTCCTCGCGCAGGCCCTCTCTATCCTCGATGTCGGTGTAAACCGTGTCGATGGCGTCCACGTTCGCCGCGCTGGCCGCCAGAACGACGTGTTCGCGGGCGTGGAGGACTTCGGTTCCCTCGTCGGTCCGGGTCGCGCCGAGGTCCGCGGCGAGGTCCTCCGCGCCGAAGACGAGCGCGTCGACCTCTGGCACCTCGGCGACGGACTCGGCCGACAGGATTCCGGCGGCGGTCTCGACCAGCGCGAGAATCGGCACCTCGGCGTCTCGCTCGGCCAACAGGTCGGCCAGCGCCTCGGCGTCGTCTGCGTCTTCGGTCTTTGGAAGCATCACGGCGTCGAGAGTTTCGGCGGCGTTCGCGGCCGACGCCTCGTCGCCCGTCGCGCCGCCGAGGACGCCTCGCAGGTCGTCGTCCGCGGCGATGCCCGTCGGGTTGACACGGACGCAGACCTCGCAGTCCGGGTCGAAGTCGGGGTCGGCCAATACCTCGCGGACCGCCTCGCGCGCGCCGGCCTTGGCGCCAGGGGCCACCGCGTCCTCCAAGTCGAAGACGAGCACGTCGGCCCCCGCGCTCGGCGCTTTGCGCATCATCTCCGGGCGGTCGCCCGGCGTGAACATGACGCTTCGTCGTGGCATACCCGGACCAAAGAGTGCGCGGACTTTCAACCCCGTGGAAACGCGGCCTGCGAGCCACGAACCGACGCACCCGAGTATTTTAGTCTATATAACTAGAGAAAAGAACTTAGTCAGAAAAGTTAGTTACGTATACTGCAGTCATGAAACGACGCACCCTGCTCCGCAACACCGCATCGACCGGCCTGCTGGCGATGGGCGCGACCAGCGTCGCCGCGGCCACGACCAACGAGGGCGACTTTGACCCCGAAGACCTCCCGGACGACCCGACGGTCTCGGTCCTCGACGATGAGACCGGCGAGCGCGTCGAAAAGCCGCTGTCCGAGACCGACGCGACCCTCTCGGACTGCTGCGTCGTGAAGGACGGTTGCGACTGCGCGTGCCACTGTTGCATCTGTTGAGGCAGTCGCGCGAGGGTCGAATCCGCAGAACGCTCTTCTTTGCCTCGCTGTCCCGCGACCGAGAGCGCGTCAGCGCGGACCGGCGTCGAGCGAAAGCGCAGTGACGGTCCCGCCGCGGTCGGCCACGTACGCCGTCGCGTCGGCGACGACGACCGGGGCCACCACGGCGTCCGTCGCCCGGCACCACCACAGTACCGTCCCGTCGTCCCCGTCCAGCGCCCACACGTCCCCCGCGTCGGTCGCCGCGAGGAGGGCGTCGCCGGCGACCGTCGGCGACGACCAGACGCGCGCCCCGAGGTCGGTCCGCCACACCACGGACCCGTCCTCGGCGTCGAAGGCGTAGACGAACCCGTCCCCGCTTCCCGCGAAGACGGTCCCGTCCGCCACCGTCGGCGACGCCCACACCGCACCGCCGGTCTCGGCGCGCCACCGTTCCCTGCCCGTCGTCGCCGAAACGGCGCACACTCGACCGTCGTCCACCGTTCCGACGTACGCGGTGTCGTCGGTCACCGCGGGCGCACCGCCGACCGCGACGGAGGGCGCGAACCGCCAGCGTTCGCGGCCGTCGGTCGGGTCGCGGGCGTACGCCCCACCGTCGAGACTGGCGAGGAGTAGCCGCCGACCGTCGTGGGCCAGCGAACAGAGCGCCCGCGCCGCGTTCCGAAAGCTCCGGCGTCGGGAGCCGTCTTCGCCGTGGAGAGCGGTGATACGGCCGTCGTCGGCCGCCACGAAGACCTCGCCGTCGGCGACCGTCGGCGACGCCTGCACGCCGCCGTCGGCAGCGAACTCCCACCGGCGGTCGCCCGTCGCGGCGTCGAAGGCGACGACCGCGCCGCCGTCGGTGCCAGCGCAGACGACGCCCGCGGAGACCGTCGGTGCCGTGAGTCGACCGCTCGCCCGCCGGGACCACTTCTCGGCGCCGTCGTCGGCGCCGAACGCGTGCACGCAGCCGTTCGCACAGGCGAGGTAGACCGTCCCGTCGCGGACCGCCGGTGCGGTCTCGGCCGGGCCATCGGCCCGAAACCGGAAGCGAATCCGCGAGTCGTCCGGAGTCGCGCGCCGGTCGGTGGAGTGCGTCACACGTTCGTCCGAGTCGGTCGGCGTCGGACGCGTACGCGGCCGCCCAGCGGGCGACTCGCGTGCGTCCGACCCACCGGCCGAGGGCGTCGCGCCCCGCGGCGTCCCTCGCGCCGCTTCGCGTCCGGGGGTCGAGCCGACTCGGTCGCGTTCCCCTGTTCGCGGTCGTACCCACTCGAACCGGCTTGCGTCTTCGGACATGGTAAGCCTCGACTGTGACTGACTGCGACCCGATTTATTCGGGACTTATCCTTTGTTATGCACCGCTTACCGGCGCGTAGGCGGTCCCTGAAACGGTCCGCAACCGTCGGCGGCGACCGGAACCGGCGGGATTTTTGCCGGGACGCGCCGACCGTTCAGCCATGACGGGCCTCTACTACGAGGAGTTCGAGGTCGGCGAGACCTACGAACACGAGAAGCGCCGAACGATAAGCGAGTCCGACAACCAACAGTTCTGCGACATGACGATGAACCAGCAACCGCTCCACCTCGACGCCGACTTCGCCGAGGACACCCAGTTCGGCGAGCGGTTGGTCAACGGCCTCTACACCATGAGTCTCGCGGTCGGACTCTCCATCCCGGACACCACCGACGGCACCATCGTCGCCAACCTCTCGTACGACGGCGTCGAGCATCCGAACCCCGTGTTCCACGGCGACACCATCCGCGCTCAATCCACCGTGACCGACAAGCGCGAGACCAGCGACGGCGAACGCGGCGTCGTGACGATGCACGTCGAGGCGTTCAAGGTCAACGGCGGGCGGGGAGACGACGATGGAGACGGAGGCGACAACGGAGACGACGACGGCGAGACGCTGGTCTGCGAGTTCGACCGGACCGTGCTGTCGCTGAAGCGAGAGAATCAGTAGCCGACCGTCGTCGGCGCACCTATTTATTTCTAGAACTCTAGAGAATAATTTATCTGCGTTGTTACACTATACCACGACTGCGCCATGAAACGCAGACAACTCCTCAAAGGCGTCGGAGCGAGCGGAGTAGCGAGTCTGGCCGTCGGTAGCGCCGCGGCCCGACGACCGAACAGCCGAGTGACCGACGACGACCTCGACGTTCTCCGCGTGGTTCGGGACGGCGACGTCGTCCGGACGTTCGAAGACCCCTCGGTCGAGGACTTAGACCGCATCCACGAGCAGGTCGAGGACGACGACCGACTCGTCAACCAGGACGACTGCTGTATCGCGAAGTGTGAGTCCGACTGCTGTGCCCACCGGTGTTGTCTCACCGGCGGCACTTGTTAGACCTCGGAGCGCGTCC
Encoded proteins:
- a CDS encoding RIO1 family regulatory kinase/ATPase domain-containing protein — its product is MSIRRLVRGTIEWDRLEAVFEEMARRYDQSELRVEFLDADNWLSTPCVVNDEWFVKIITRQNSLVHALFTGARNLGAFSSGTEGFFEHSAGPVEMAEQELAATERMADIGLNAPAPLEVFEVEDMAVLVMEYLPDFRTLDEVATDEVQRLAPEVFESLAAMHDHRLAHGDLRGENVLVQHGEVYFIDATTVREDAIEEARSYDLACALAALEPRIGARAAVAAAAEHYSPEQLLAARDFLDFVNIRPDHDFDAVGVKGEIEKLADANGE
- a CDS encoding DUF7344 domain-containing protein, whose product is MTDSRLDPILGALAHPRRIAVMRCLTSEYLPIPVPSFATYLALSLFADAEADDFEEFRSEVHDSLYHVHLPILAEAGIVDYDPDLADGVIDEGPEFETAVALLEASE
- a CDS encoding arylsulfotransferase family protein; translation: MNRRTSPRVVLGVVTVGLVLSLAAGFVTAGHSPNQRYDRSSDVPPGERKQVVEPRGGVTVVSVQKGDMRDRSGELVAVRPNGTVLYQTERHSSYWDVDPSPHGARTVTYVATKWLNESVCGGGPLLADRGDCRRNVVERLNLTTGERTRLYAHRMEGGRWHDVDVINDSHILVGDIGNEAVFLVNTTSGIREWTWTAESDLPITGGGSYDKDWVHLNDVELLDDGRVMVDLRNQDQVAFVNPKRGIADNWTLGSDDDYGVLREQHNPDYIPESAGGPAVVVADSENDRVVEYQRTGANGTQNGTWNRSWVWTDDQMQWPRDADRLPNGNTLVTDTIGDRVFEVNESGAIVWKMPVDRAYEAERLGTGDESAGGPSAARADLESRRAEPPSGVAERFEEAVRDAVPIQVQNGLLGYFFPWWMGFYDVLATFGLVAVLGVWGGLELRWSSVSMPVGRPLSLDSLPSVRSLLLLTGMAVVGYAVSVVTSLL
- a CDS encoding outer membrane protein assembly factor BamB family protein, with protein sequence MSPPSRRELLRASGVGLAALAGCTARDDSLDDAATRTTTRRTETTAQRTSETTTTTEQTTTAAEASECAPKSLPETGWPLPDRDPANTNYAPSATGPVEKPSARWQRTAEPPETDAYVEAGFTDPAVTSDRLFVGKRLLPGAESPMPEGNALHAYDRASGERVWTYPLGDEAPRALAVTGDAVHVATWSRLSAVGRTDGTRRWTFDPEEGVEAVTPTDERIYVTAGSGSVTALRSDGTAEWTASAGERLSARPAVYDGSVFVGTADGTLTALRASDGRERWSATLAGGDSDSDRLVTDVAVTDCRILAIASDDVVALDPDGLVRWRATGGYGTVSTDGASVYAGTDDGHLRTFSAAGGAVEWETFLGDRNHRRVDGIWTDPVVADGTVYVSARPDSLYSFEARTGRENWKLTFDSLAHSGKPVVADDDLFVSAGNVLAAFA
- a CDS encoding acyl-CoA dehydrogenase family protein — translated: MDFSLPDEHQMIRDEVRRFCDEEIEPIAQDIEDEHRFPEEIFDQLADLDMMGVPVSEEYGGLGGDQLMYALVTEELGRVSGSIGLSYAAHVSLASKPIELFGTEEQKERWLRPLAEGEYLGSWALTEPGSGSDASDMDTMAEKQGDEWVLNGTKQFITNANVAGSVLVKAVTDPGAGYDGISTFIVDPVEDDGFEVTTVWDKMGLNASPTCEIKLTDVRLPEDRLLGEEGDGWEQTKKTLDGGRISIAALSTGLAQGAFEAAKEYSKEREQFGQPISKFDAIRNKVVSMDRKVERARLLTHKAAWKYDQGNSVSHESALAKLDASEAAREVAEDAVQTLGGYGYTEDFAPQRFFRDAKLMEIGEGTSEIQHLVIGRELGL
- a CDS encoding archaellin/type IV pilin N-terminal domain-containing protein, which encodes MFDTDNWRPDRAQVGIGTLIVFIAMVLVAAIAAGVLINTAGFLQTKSEQTGTEATGQVTNRVKVVSTVGIVGNDQSIHTVNLTVMKSSGSGDVNLSTATVEWLGPDHGRILTANETADEGNFSVSTIKDIGGTAPVLVDQGDRFRVTLDTAAITDGSHGLRESEEFTIKIVTSAGAVTYHHNVPQTLTSQKAVQL